The following coding sequences are from one bacterium SCSIO 12741 window:
- a CDS encoding DUF2764 family protein, whose translation MNKEYYGLVSGLHQLVAGKTPELSLLAFRDELSNQLEPADYYQVLLLFYPYDHQNLLQDLFKENPEPHSLGNLSEKERSDLLAKKLTDDLYFQSFLDKYDRLLEEPQENALEQALWEHYFSFCLEHGNEFLQQWIRLESTLRNLTALHLARKLSISVEDQLLTTGLFTPEETLRLNPSDLDKTHPWIKAYMEALNLDKPKERKKQLDQIRWDYLDESTFFHYFGVEKVLAYVIKLSDLETNWDAEAGKQAFESFNESIRRDLEKRLL comes from the coding sequence ATGAATAAAGAATACTACGGTTTAGTCAGTGGATTGCACCAACTGGTAGCAGGAAAAACACCTGAACTCTCTTTACTTGCTTTTAGAGATGAGCTATCTAATCAGTTGGAGCCTGCCGATTATTACCAGGTCCTTCTTCTCTTCTATCCCTACGATCACCAGAACCTACTACAAGATCTATTTAAAGAGAATCCGGAGCCCCATTCGCTTGGTAATCTCTCCGAAAAGGAACGAAGTGATCTATTGGCTAAAAAGCTAACTGATGACCTCTATTTCCAGTCCTTTCTGGACAAGTATGACCGATTGCTGGAAGAACCGCAGGAAAATGCCCTTGAACAGGCTCTATGGGAGCACTACTTTTCTTTTTGCCTGGAACATGGAAACGAATTTTTGCAACAATGGATTCGATTGGAATCCACCCTGCGGAATTTAACCGCATTGCACCTCGCTCGAAAGCTTTCCATTTCAGTAGAGGATCAACTGCTCACCACTGGACTATTTACGCCCGAAGAAACCCTTCGGCTCAATCCCAGCGATCTGGATAAAACCCATCCCTGGATAAAGGCTTATATGGAAGCACTCAACCTGGATAAGCCGAAAGAACGAAAAAAACAACTGGACCAAATTCGCTGGGACTACCTGGATGAAAGCACCTTCTTCCACTATTTTGGAGTGGAAAAGGTTTTGGCCTACGTGATCAAGCTAAGCGACCTGGAAACGAACTGGGACGCTGAGGCCGGAAAGCAAGCCTTTGAAAGCTTCAATGAAAGTATACGACGCGATTTGGAAAAACGACTGCTATGA
- a CDS encoding redoxin domain-containing protein, giving the protein MIGTTGYRFKDILLTFRPIFLNNMTHIKTLTTILFCALLSLPAWASANPKGKDKEKSDGYRFEFTLKGSTEADSLVYMANYYGHKQYYFDTLRRKNDGLFVCEKDSVPGGIYLIVMPDRSSYFEVIVTGDEKEIVMNTNRNSLIEQMDVKVSDENKLFYEFQRTLAKMTFSARPMQERIKALKEQEGQEDSVKYYEEKLNQLNDEVIAYKTEFIETNANSFAAKIFKSSQEPEIPENPEVPEGVEVNDWKYYYFKNHFWDNIDLGDDRMIRTPVLGKKLEYYITKLTPQIPDSITAASDELIDKARPSRENFKYIVHWITNHYERSKIMGMDAVFSYMAVNYYGRGECWWTDSATTEKIVTRGKTLEPLLIGKKASNIILPDTAGKWHNLHEIEADYTVMVFWSSTCGHCKKEIPRIEKFYQEYKDKNVAVFGIGTELEIENFKKFIRNNKIHFLNVSDTPEINENAHDYMLKGLTDLNSLNFRTVYDIFSTPQVYVLDKDKKIIAKKLGADQLGDFIDNYSKNQTQNTAP; this is encoded by the coding sequence TTGATCGGTACAACAGGCTACCGGTTTAAGGACATTCTTCTTACTTTTAGGCCGATTTTTCTGAACAACATGACACACATCAAAACTCTTACCACCATTCTGTTTTGTGCCCTCCTTAGCTTGCCCGCATGGGCATCAGCCAATCCGAAGGGCAAAGACAAAGAAAAGTCCGATGGATACCGTTTCGAGTTTACCCTAAAGGGTTCAACTGAAGCTGATTCATTGGTATATATGGCCAATTACTACGGACATAAACAGTACTATTTTGATACCCTTCGCCGAAAGAACGATGGGCTTTTCGTGTGCGAAAAGGATAGCGTTCCCGGAGGAATCTACCTGATCGTGATGCCCGATCGATCGTCCTATTTTGAGGTAATTGTTACGGGAGACGAAAAAGAAATCGTCATGAACACCAATCGGAATAGTCTGATTGAGCAAATGGATGTGAAGGTTTCGGATGAGAACAAGCTGTTTTACGAGTTTCAAAGAACCTTGGCAAAAATGACCTTCAGTGCAAGACCCATGCAAGAACGGATAAAGGCGTTGAAGGAACAAGAAGGCCAGGAAGATTCAGTGAAGTACTATGAAGAAAAACTGAATCAGCTTAATGACGAAGTTATAGCTTACAAAACCGAATTTATTGAAACCAATGCCAACTCCTTTGCGGCCAAGATTTTTAAATCTTCACAAGAGCCAGAAATTCCAGAAAACCCGGAAGTGCCCGAAGGTGTAGAAGTGAACGACTGGAAATACTACTACTTTAAAAACCATTTTTGGGACAATATTGACCTGGGAGATGATCGAATGATTCGCACCCCGGTATTGGGTAAAAAGCTGGAATATTACATTACCAAATTGACCCCACAAATTCCAGATTCGATTACGGCTGCCTCCGATGAATTGATCGATAAAGCCAGACCAAGCCGCGAAAACTTTAAGTACATCGTTCACTGGATTACCAATCATTATGAGCGCTCCAAGATTATGGGTATGGATGCAGTGTTTAGCTACATGGCTGTAAACTACTATGGACGCGGAGAATGCTGGTGGACTGATTCGGCTACCACCGAAAAGATTGTGACTCGTGGAAAGACCTTAGAACCCCTTCTAATTGGCAAGAAAGCATCTAACATTATCCTTCCTGATACAGCGGGCAAATGGCACAATTTGCACGAAATAGAAGCGGACTATACCGTCATGGTTTTCTGGAGCAGTACCTGCGGGCACTGTAAAAAGGAAATTCCAAGAATTGAAAAGTTCTACCAAGAATACAAAGACAAGAACGTAGCCGTATTTGGAATCGGAACTGAGCTGGAAATTGAGAACTTCAAGAAGTTTATCCGCAACAACAAGATTCACTTCTTAAATGTGTCTGACACACCCGAAATCAATGAAAACGCTCACGACTACATGCTCAAAGGGTTGACCGATTTGAACAGCCTAAACTTCAGAACGGTGTACGACATCTTCTCAACTCCACAAGTGTATGTATTGGACAAAGACAAAAAGATCATCGCCAAAAAATTAGGCGCCGATCAATTGGGTGACTTCATTGACAACTATAGCAAGAACCAAACCCAGAATACAGCCCCTTAA
- a CDS encoding phosphatidylserine decarboxylase family protein — MHLHKEGTKIMLSTLLGLTALNFLVYYAFGLSIGLWIALGISFIIQLAVTQFFRVPHRKVVLDENHIISPADGKVVVIEEVFEDEYFQEKRIQVSIFMSPLNVHVNWAPISGIVKYAKYHAGKFLVAWHPKSSTENERTTVVYENSKLSVLVRQIAGAVARRIIYYPREGDQYKQAQQMGFIKFGSRVDLLLPLDVDIQVEIDQKVTGLKTIIAKIPE, encoded by the coding sequence ATGCATCTACATAAAGAAGGCACCAAGATAATGCTGAGCACCCTGCTCGGATTGACCGCACTGAACTTTCTGGTATATTATGCTTTTGGCCTTTCTATAGGCCTTTGGATCGCCCTGGGCATTTCCTTTATTATTCAGCTCGCTGTCACCCAATTCTTTCGGGTACCTCATCGCAAGGTTGTTTTGGATGAAAATCACATCATCTCTCCTGCTGATGGAAAGGTGGTTGTGATTGAAGAAGTGTTTGAAGACGAGTATTTCCAGGAAAAACGGATTCAGGTTTCCATTTTCATGTCGCCACTTAATGTACACGTGAATTGGGCTCCCATTTCAGGTATCGTCAAATATGCCAAGTACCACGCTGGAAAATTTCTCGTTGCCTGGCACCCCAAGTCTTCGACCGAAAACGAACGAACTACGGTAGTTTATGAAAACTCAAAACTATCCGTTTTGGTTCGACAAATTGCCGGTGCTGTTGCACGTCGTATCATTTATTACCCACGCGAAGGAGATCAATACAAGCAAGCTCAGCAGATGGGATTCATCAAATTTGGATCTCGAGTAGACTTGCTCCTCCCCTTGGATGTTGACATTCAGGTGGAAATTGATCAAAAGGTGACCGGCCTGAAGACGATTATCGCCAAGATTCCGGAATAA
- a CDS encoding phosphatidate cytidylyltransferase: MSNFLQRLLTGIGFFIVILGATAWRPESFALLFLTILLAGQLEFYRLIQKAGGKPQIFWGMITGAYLFLSNFWFVSQGFKGVELLIGSLFFIFMTFVLEVFRKADRPFHNIAYTLTGVFYIGLPFSLLNYLVIDTDLVPTYDFSPWVLVGTIMTMWANDSWAYIIGSWLGKNKLYPSVSPGKTWEGFIGGIVFSLLWASLMSLFIENISWLDWLAVGAIVSLFGTAGDLAESKLKRSLQIKDSGNIFPGHGGVLDRFDAFIVAIPFLVLYFYLVP; this comes from the coding sequence TTGAGCAACTTTCTTCAGCGCCTTCTAACCGGAATTGGTTTTTTCATTGTTATTCTCGGAGCGACCGCCTGGAGACCTGAAAGTTTTGCCTTGTTGTTTTTGACCATCCTTTTGGCGGGTCAACTAGAGTTTTACCGACTCATTCAAAAAGCCGGAGGGAAACCTCAGATTTTTTGGGGCATGATCACCGGAGCCTACTTGTTCCTTTCCAATTTTTGGTTCGTAAGTCAAGGTTTTAAAGGGGTTGAATTGCTCATTGGATCTTTGTTTTTCATCTTCATGACCTTTGTTTTAGAGGTATTCCGAAAGGCAGATCGCCCTTTTCATAACATTGCCTATACCCTAACTGGGGTATTCTACATTGGACTTCCGTTTAGTTTGCTGAATTATTTGGTCATCGACACCGATTTGGTACCTACTTATGATTTTTCTCCTTGGGTATTGGTCGGAACCATTATGACCATGTGGGCCAATGATTCCTGGGCCTATATAATAGGTTCCTGGTTGGGCAAGAATAAACTCTACCCAAGTGTATCTCCTGGGAAAACCTGGGAAGGATTTATTGGCGGAATCGTTTTCTCACTGCTTTGGGCCAGCTTGATGAGTTTGTTCATTGAAAACATCAGTTGGTTGGATTGGTTAGCCGTAGGAGCGATCGTTTCTCTATTTGGAACGGCTGGTGATTTGGCCGAATCTAAGCTCAAAAGAAGTCTTCAAATCAAGGATTCTGGAAACATCTTTCCGGGTCATGGCGGAGTACTGGATCGATTTGATGCCTTTATTGTCGCTATCCCGTTTCTTGTCCTTTATTTTTACCTCGTTCCCTAA
- a CDS encoding DUF2007 domain-containing protein, translating into MESDWVKIYSTTDHLQLEILREKLMESDIPSAVINKQDSMHIHLNSQIMIELYVAKNNAFQAVQIIEKTKKS; encoded by the coding sequence ATGGAGTCCGACTGGGTAAAAATCTATTCCACTACCGATCATCTTCAATTAGAAATCCTTCGGGAAAAGCTAATGGAGAGTGATATTCCGTCTGCGGTAATCAACAAGCAAGACTCCATGCACATTCACCTGAATTCTCAGATTATGATTGAATTGTATGTGGCCAAGAACAATGCTTTTCAGGCCGTACAGATCATCGAAAAAACGAAAAAATCTTGA
- the ftsH gene encoding ATP-dependent zinc metalloprotease FtsH, producing MKSSNNNGPEKKKPFNFYWVYVIIGVVLLFQLLVNFNTTLPQVNPGELEQMVKDGDVKEIVIVNRDFARVYLTEGALEKEAHKNEVSPSLIGDAPHYEYHFVSAESFETDLKTWSEENTNFVYRSKTEQNWGRDLIGWILPIGIMIVIWLFILRRMSGSSGPGGQIFNIGKSRAKLFDENTSVKVTFGDVAGQEEAKEEVKEIVDFLKNPKRYTDLGARIPKGALLVGSPGTGKTLLAKAVAGEAQVPFFSLSGSDFVEMFVGVGASRVRDLFKQAKEKAPSIIFIDEIDAIGRARGKNPMQGSNDERENTLNQLLTEMDGFGNNTGVIILAATNRADILDKALLRPGRFDRQIMVDMPDLHGRKEIFKVHLKPIKIDKSIDIDILSRQTPGFSGADIANVCNEAALIAARKKKSKVDKKDFLDAVDRVIAGLEKKNKIITPAEKEVIAFHEAGHASVSWLLEHASPLVKVTIVPRGRSLGAAWYLPEERQITTEDQLRDEVCAALGGRAAEEIIFGKISTGALSDLEKVTRQVYSMVVYYGLNKKIGNISYYDSTGQSEYSFQKPYSEKTAQIIDEEVSNYIEKAYQDTLALLRQNQEKLREVAEMLLNREVIFKEDMENVFGKRTFERDLQREREEKEIEAKRNGTTITEKKEPETPAKPVNGTADSSTKAPENPKPEEPNIEESSSEKKE from the coding sequence ATGAAGTCGTCAAACAATAACGGACCTGAAAAGAAAAAACCCTTTAATTTTTATTGGGTTTATGTGATCATCGGTGTGGTGCTGCTTTTTCAGTTACTCGTCAACTTCAATACAACCCTTCCCCAAGTGAACCCAGGTGAGCTGGAGCAAATGGTGAAAGACGGGGATGTAAAAGAAATTGTGATTGTAAACCGGGATTTCGCCCGGGTCTATCTTACGGAAGGAGCACTCGAAAAAGAGGCTCACAAAAATGAAGTAAGCCCTTCTCTTATAGGAGATGCGCCACATTACGAATATCATTTCGTATCGGCTGAAAGCTTTGAAACAGATCTAAAAACCTGGAGTGAGGAAAACACCAATTTTGTGTACCGCTCCAAAACAGAACAGAACTGGGGCCGCGACCTGATTGGTTGGATTCTACCGATCGGAATTATGATCGTGATCTGGCTGTTCATTCTGCGTCGAATGAGCGGTTCTTCTGGGCCGGGTGGCCAAATCTTTAACATTGGTAAATCGAGGGCCAAGCTGTTCGATGAAAATACCAGTGTAAAAGTAACCTTTGGTGATGTAGCCGGACAGGAAGAAGCCAAGGAAGAGGTGAAGGAAATCGTAGACTTCCTGAAAAACCCCAAGCGCTATACGGATCTCGGAGCTCGAATTCCGAAAGGAGCCTTATTGGTAGGCTCACCAGGTACCGGTAAAACCCTTTTGGCTAAGGCGGTTGCCGGCGAAGCTCAAGTACCTTTCTTCTCCCTGTCAGGATCTGACTTTGTAGAAATGTTCGTTGGGGTAGGTGCTTCACGTGTACGTGACTTGTTCAAGCAAGCCAAGGAAAAAGCTCCTTCTATCATCTTTATCGATGAGATTGACGCCATTGGTCGTGCCCGGGGCAAGAATCCAATGCAGGGATCTAACGATGAGCGTGAAAACACACTGAATCAACTACTTACCGAAATGGATGGTTTTGGCAACAATACGGGGGTAATCATCCTGGCCGCTACCAACCGAGCTGACATTCTAGACAAGGCTCTTCTTCGCCCTGGCCGATTCGACCGCCAAATCATGGTGGATATGCCGGACCTTCATGGAAGAAAAGAAATCTTTAAGGTTCACTTGAAGCCCATTAAAATTGACAAGTCCATCGACATTGACATTCTTTCTCGTCAAACTCCAGGTTTTTCAGGAGCTGATATTGCAAACGTTTGTAACGAAGCTGCCTTGATTGCCGCCCGGAAAAAGAAGTCTAAAGTGGATAAAAAAGACTTCCTCGATGCCGTTGACCGTGTAATCGCCGGATTGGAGAAAAAGAACAAGATCATTACCCCAGCGGAAAAAGAAGTAATCGCTTTCCACGAAGCCGGACACGCCTCTGTGAGCTGGTTGTTGGAGCACGCTTCTCCCCTGGTTAAAGTAACTATCGTTCCTCGTGGCCGTTCCTTGGGAGCTGCCTGGTATCTGCCTGAAGAACGTCAAATTACTACCGAAGATCAACTACGCGATGAAGTATGCGCTGCCTTAGGTGGACGTGCTGCAGAAGAGATCATTTTCGGAAAGATTTCTACCGGAGCCTTGAGTGACCTTGAAAAGGTAACACGCCAGGTATACAGTATGGTGGTTTACTACGGCCTGAACAAAAAGATCGGGAACATTTCCTACTACGATTCTACCGGTCAGTCAGAGTATTCTTTCCAAAAACCTTACAGTGAAAAAACAGCTCAGATTATTGATGAGGAAGTAAGCAACTACATTGAGAAAGCTTATCAGGACACCCTGGCTCTTCTACGTCAAAATCAAGAAAAACTGAGAGAAGTAGCTGAGATGTTGCTTAACAGAGAGGTTATCTTTAAAGAAGACATGGAAAATGTATTCGGTAAGAGAACCTTTGAGCGCGATCTTCAACGTGAGCGGGAAGAAAAGGAAATTGAAGCCAAGAGAAATGGCACCACCATTACCGAAAAAAAGGAACCTGAAACTCCTGCAAAACCGGTAAACGGAACGGCCGACTCTTCTACAAAAGCTCCTGAAAATCCGAAGCCGGAAGAGCCAAATATTGAGGAAAGTAGCTCCGAAAAAAAGGAATAA
- the rsfS gene encoding ribosome silencing factor: MGKSASPVPSKALSDIIVKGIEDKKGLGILVLDLRDVESAICDYFIISHGNTDKQVDAIANSVVDHVRDACGEKPWHEEGRQNNEWVLIDYSNVVVHIFQKDVRDFYKLEELWADAHITPVEVSY; the protein is encoded by the coding sequence ATGGGAAAATCTGCTTCTCCAGTGCCATCAAAAGCACTTTCAGACATAATTGTTAAGGGAATTGAAGACAAAAAAGGGCTTGGTATTTTAGTCCTTGACCTCCGGGATGTTGAAAGTGCCATCTGCGATTATTTCATTATTAGTCACGGTAATACGGATAAACAAGTTGACGCCATTGCAAATTCTGTAGTGGATCACGTTAGGGATGCTTGTGGTGAAAAACCGTGGCATGAAGAAGGCCGACAAAATAATGAGTGGGTCTTAATCGACTACAGTAATGTGGTGGTGCATATTTTCCAAAAGGATGTGCGGGATTTTTACAAGCTGGAGGAGCTTTGGGCCGACGCTCACATTACTCCTGTTGAAGTTTCCTACTAA
- a CDS encoding biotin--[acetyl-CoA-carboxylase] ligase — translation MKPQLHFFPSLDSTNDHLKDLIRQEKAQLWDIVWADYQSAGKGQRGNKWDSEDGENLLFSTWFKPHVLPVSQVFELNKRVSLAVRSVLVDRGVEGVSVKWPNDILVNGRKIAGVLIENNLDGDRVEHVVIGIGLNVNQVGLKDRLPNAISLREISGQKADRMELLNQLHQALQAHIHSSFWPTARIDATYLKYLYGFRQWRTYLHQDKELFGRITGISSQGLLQMNTDKGSMEFDLREIRFLPDQEN, via the coding sequence ATGAAGCCCCAGCTCCATTTTTTTCCCTCTTTGGATTCGACAAACGATCACCTCAAAGATTTAATTCGTCAGGAAAAGGCGCAACTCTGGGATATCGTTTGGGCCGACTATCAGTCGGCGGGCAAAGGGCAGCGTGGTAATAAATGGGACTCAGAAGATGGCGAAAATCTGCTGTTTAGTACTTGGTTTAAGCCTCATGTGCTGCCGGTTTCACAGGTTTTTGAGCTCAATAAAAGGGTGTCTTTAGCAGTTCGTTCGGTTTTGGTGGATCGGGGAGTGGAAGGAGTGAGTGTAAAATGGCCTAATGATATCTTGGTAAACGGCCGAAAAATTGCCGGCGTGTTGATTGAAAATAACCTCGATGGAGATCGGGTGGAGCACGTGGTTATCGGTATTGGATTAAATGTGAACCAAGTGGGGCTAAAGGATCGCTTGCCCAATGCGATTAGTTTGCGTGAAATTAGTGGTCAAAAAGCCGATCGAATGGAGCTGTTGAATCAGTTGCATCAAGCTTTACAGGCTCATATACATTCCTCTTTTTGGCCAACAGCGAGAATTGATGCTACCTACCTCAAATACCTTTATGGGTTTCGCCAATGGCGCACTTACCTTCATCAAGATAAGGAACTGTTTGGGCGAATTACAGGGATATCTTCCCAAGGACTATTGCAAATGAATACCGATAAAGGGTCAATGGAATTTGACCTGCGTGAAATTCGATTTCTTCCGGATCAGGAAAATTGA
- a CDS encoding orotate phosphoribosyltransferase: MISTNDTALNVCEYLLQIKAIKLQPNDPFTWASGIQSPIYCDNRKILSYPRIRTYIRQEMVKTIEDNFGKPDVIAGVATGGIAIGALVAQELGLPFAYVRSKSKEHGLSNQVEGVVEAGQSVIVIEDLISTGKSSLNAVQALRDIGCSIKGMVGIFSYGLAESRDNFIREKCQLITLADYDSLIQKAIENKYINEQDLKLLQLWKKAPAEWSV, encoded by the coding sequence ATGATTTCGACGAATGATACGGCTTTGAATGTATGCGAATATCTGCTGCAAATTAAAGCAATAAAACTTCAGCCCAATGATCCATTCACTTGGGCGAGTGGAATTCAATCACCGATTTATTGCGACAACCGTAAAATCCTTTCTTACCCTCGGATTCGGACCTACATTCGTCAGGAAATGGTAAAAACCATTGAAGACAATTTTGGCAAGCCCGATGTAATTGCAGGTGTAGCCACTGGAGGAATTGCTATTGGCGCTTTGGTCGCTCAGGAACTGGGACTTCCCTTTGCCTACGTGAGATCAAAAAGCAAAGAGCATGGCCTCTCCAATCAAGTTGAAGGAGTGGTAGAAGCAGGTCAATCTGTTATTGTTATTGAAGATTTGATTTCTACCGGAAAAAGCTCTTTAAATGCCGTTCAAGCACTACGCGATATTGGCTGCTCGATCAAGGGTATGGTAGGAATCTTCTCCTATGGATTGGCCGAGTCAAGAGACAACTTCATTCGTGAAAAATGTCAGCTCATTACCTTGGCGGATTATGATTCGCTCATTCAAAAGGCGATTGAAAACAAGTACATCAATGAACAGGATCTAAAATTGCTGCAGCTTTGGAAAAAAGCTCCAGCTGAATGGTCCGTTTGA
- a CDS encoding NUDIX domain-containing protein: protein MYKVFCNGTEIIFTDLVGDLKEVSGGKNVKVYRTSGPSEEQVEKWLEKPAEVRRIFLSNNPSKSWKSFKKRYEKIVAGGGIVLNENDHFLTIFRRGFWDLPKGKIEKDETVFEGAVREIEEETGIRADQLLFPKPDKTWHLYRIKKGVVIKKSVWYWLRAEPGQQPVPQFAEDITQATWMSGDQMDEVFDKGAYPALKGIWRRKIDLL from the coding sequence ATGTATAAAGTTTTCTGCAATGGAACGGAGATCATTTTCACTGATTTAGTGGGTGACTTAAAGGAGGTTTCCGGAGGCAAAAATGTCAAGGTTTACAGGACTTCCGGGCCCAGTGAAGAGCAGGTGGAAAAATGGTTGGAAAAACCAGCAGAAGTTCGCCGGATTTTTCTTTCCAATAACCCTTCAAAGTCTTGGAAATCATTTAAGAAGCGTTACGAAAAGATTGTAGCTGGAGGGGGTATTGTATTAAATGAAAATGATCATTTTCTTACCATTTTCCGCCGAGGATTTTGGGACCTACCGAAGGGTAAAATCGAAAAGGATGAAACGGTCTTTGAAGGAGCAGTGAGAGAGATTGAGGAAGAAACCGGAATTCGTGCGGACCAACTTCTTTTTCCAAAACCGGATAAAACCTGGCACCTCTATCGAATTAAAAAAGGAGTGGTGATCAAAAAATCGGTTTGGTATTGGCTTCGAGCTGAACCTGGGCAGCAACCCGTACCTCAATTTGCTGAAGATATTACCCAAGCTACCTGGATGTCAGGGGATCAGATGGACGAAGTTTTCGATAAAGGGGCTTATCCTGCGTTAAAGGGCATTTGGCGAAGAAAAATTGACCTTCTCTGA
- a CDS encoding LamG domain-containing protein, with protein sequence MDASNGVITLTNASSLDYETDSIYTLKFFVQEGDDNLRDTAEYSIILENEVEYSFAGLGDALQLDGSNDYLTTGFDIGKTAYPSLTVSGWFEYHKGSGSDNYLFSGFGASASDRGRGLLVKNSTGQVWIDGGFTHNSGYTLTDGEWYFLTTVFHSAGYKLYVNGELQLDKTDIDFTITGAQNLVLGRKGGQAVNYSEGRFDEFAVWGDELTAAQIANLYGKRVDTSSADLLLYYNFDQKDGELTVIDRSSNNNPATLNNMTGNEWGQARILSKA encoded by the coding sequence ATGGATGCCAGCAATGGGGTAATTACCTTAACCAATGCTTCCTCACTTGATTATGAAACCGACTCCATTTACACCCTGAAATTCTTTGTTCAGGAAGGAGATGATAACCTTAGAGACACTGCCGAATATTCCATCATTTTGGAGAATGAAGTGGAGTACAGCTTTGCTGGCCTTGGGGATGCACTTCAATTGGACGGAAGCAATGATTACCTCACTACCGGATTTGATATTGGAAAAACAGCTTACCCATCGTTGACCGTAAGTGGTTGGTTTGAATACCACAAGGGATCGGGTTCTGACAACTACTTATTTAGCGGATTTGGTGCTTCTGCCAGTGATCGCGGACGAGGATTGTTGGTCAAAAATTCTACCGGACAGGTTTGGATTGATGGAGGTTTTACGCACAATTCAGGTTATACCTTAACCGACGGTGAGTGGTATTTCCTTACTACCGTTTTCCATTCTGCGGGCTACAAGTTGTACGTCAATGGCGAGTTGCAATTGGATAAAACCGATATCGATTTTACCATTACCGGAGCGCAAAACTTGGTATTGGGTCGAAAGGGTGGACAGGCCGTTAACTATTCAGAAGGAAGATTTGACGAGTTTGCTGTTTGGGGCGACGAACTTACGGCTGCTCAAATTGCCAATCTGTATGGAAAAAGAGTAGACACTTCCTCGGCTGACCTATTGTTGTATTACAACTTCGATCAAAAAGATGGTGAACTCACGGTGATCGACCGATCCTCCAATAACAACCCGGCCACTCTCAACAACATGACCGGGAATGAATGGGGGCAAGCAAGGATTCTCTCGAAAGCCTGA